One Lachancea thermotolerans CBS 6340 chromosome F complete sequence DNA window includes the following coding sequences:
- the HSP42 gene encoding heat shock protein HSP42 (some similarities with uniprot|Q12329 Saccharomyces cerevisiae YDR171W HSP42 Small cytosolic stress-induced chaperone that forms barrel-shaped oligomers and suppresses the aggregation of non-native proteins oligomer dissociation is not required for function involved in cytoskeleton reorganization after heat shock), whose product MSFTQPTVSIYDILEALSSQQDRSNARRRPHHSNYVRPRTRGAYGNPYVQSPYYYAERPQTTYYRPRYYDENEYESPYVVGGRGGYGPQPDVLPAILRAFMAQQSSEHNEPEEAELPDQLEQDQEAAEVPQIAAQPLAQALADEVLEQAEAESAEENGAEVAGEATDAEQKQAPRSGASSPIPEPLQVSKPQVRLDLPFSPEVNVYDTPEAYVVVLALPGANSKSFKIDYHPSSHELLIKGSLDRKIDVNDKFLRISELKGGKFERSVKFPVVPRIKDEEIKATYANGLLQIKTPKILDESSQHQPRRRIVIEDVPDEELVFEENPNPPTSI is encoded by the coding sequence ATGAGCTTTACTCAACCCACTGTTTCGATATATGATATTTTAGAGGCACTATCCAGCCAGCAAGATCGGAGCAATGCCAGAAGACGCCCACACCACAGCAACTACGTGCGCCCAAGAACACGTGGTGCTTACGGTAATCCATATGTGCAATCGCCATACTACTACGCCGAAAGACCACAGACTACCTATTACCGTCCTCGCTACTACGACGAAAACGAGTACGAAAGTCCGTATGTTGTGGGAGGTCGCGGCGGCTACGGACCCCAACCAGATGTACTACCCGCTATACTAAGGGCTTTCATGGCCCAGCAGTCCTCCGAACACAACGAACCGGAAGAGGCAGAGCTGCCTGACCAACTGGAACAAGATCAGGAGGCTGCAGAAGTCCCACAGATCGCTGCTCAGCCTCTGGCGCAGGCGCTCGCAGACGAGGTTCTGGAACAGGCAGAGGCGGAATCTGCGGAGGAGAATGGCGCCGAAGTTGCGGGCGAGGCAACGGACGCTGAGCAGAAACAAGCACCACGCTCAGGCGCCTCCTCGCCAATCCCAGAACCTCTACAGGTCTCAAAGCCTCAGGTGCGCCTAGACTTGCCCTTCTCGCCCGAGGTTAACGTTTACGACACTCCAGAAGCCTACGTTGTTGTCCTCGCGCTTCCAGGTGCTAACTCgaagtctttcaaaatcgacTACCACCCATCATCGCACGAGCTGCTCATCAAGGGCAGCCTGGACAGAAAAATCGACGTCAATGACAAGTTTTTGCGTATTTCTGAGTTGAAGGGTGGAAAGTTTGAGAGGTCAGTCAAATTCCCCGTCGTTCCTAGAATtaaagatgaagaaataaaaGCAACTTACGCCAACGGTTTGCTACAAATCAAAACCCCCAAGATTCTCGACGAAAGCAGCCAGCACCAACCTAGGAGAAGAATTGTGATAGAGGACGTTCcagatgaagaacttgttttcgaagagaACCCTAACCCACCAACTTCCATCTAA
- a CDS encoding KLTH0F09174p (conserved hypothetical protein) — protein MSPVALSTHQCQDAHVPAKTGKAEPVSRSSPVDGVVLTTYPEDSNPIPLKWGAASPEARGPIVASRLRDGLAKHNSIGAHSGSYCVYHALAVGSKQLDPNHVADYTNSQPAFSMPEQKTWYNPRDIVAMDPFGHLTPYLFDEAGRTENVEIRPTIAITKATMQLFEMKDAVINGRLQVDGKVVLNSNGDLSVSKVAVEPTWYLPGVAERFGISEEELRKALFEDTNGMYPELITRPDIKVFLPPIGGLTVYIFGDPSYVSDPSKKLALRVHDECNGSDVFGSDICTCRPYLIFGIEEAVKQAQNGGSGVVVYFRKEGRALGEVTKYLVYNARKRGGDTADEYFHRTECIAGVRDMRFQQLMPDVLKWLGISKIDRMLSMSNMKHDAIVEQGIPIIERIPIPDELVPPDSRVEIDAKINSGYFTTGKIMNQDELKTVQGRAWSDVQ, from the coding sequence TGCCAAGATGCACACGTCCCTGCTAAAACAGGCAAAGCCGAGCCTGTGTCGCGTTCGTCGCCTGTGGACGGCGTCGTTCTCACTACGTACCCTGAGGACTCGAACCCTATTCCTCTCAAGTGGGGCGCTGCGTCTCCTGAGGCCCGTGGTCCTATCGTTGCGTCGCGGTTGCGCGACGGACTCGCCAAGCACAACAGTATTGGCGCTCACTCCGGGTCCTACTGCGTGTACCACGCGCTTGCAGTGGGCTCGAAGCAGCTAGACCCCAACCACGTCGCAGACTACACCAACTCTCAGCCTGCGTTTTCCATGCCCGAGCAAAAGACTTGGTATAACCCCCGCGACATCGTCGCTATGGACCCCTTCGGTCACCTCACCCCCTACTTGTTCGACGAGGCAGGCCGCACAGAGAACGTCGAAATCCGCCCCACCATCGCCATCACCAAGGCCACCATGCAGTTGTTCGAAATGAAGGATGCTGTTATCAACGGCCGCCTGCAGGTCGACGGCAAGGTCGTCTTGAACTCCAACGGTGACCTCAGCGTGTCAAAAGTCGCCGTCGAGCCAACCTGGTACTTGCCAGGCGTGGCAGAGCGTTTCGGCATTTCCGAGGAAGAGCTCAGAAAAGCCCTTTTCGAGGACACCAACGGTATGTACCCAGAGCTCATCACTCGTCCCGACATTAAGGTCTTCCTGCCACCTATCGGCGGCCTGACCGTCTACATCTTCGGCGACCCAAGCTACGTTTCCGACCCTTCTAAGAAGCTCGCGCTGCGTGTCCACGATGAATGCAACGGCTCCGATGTTTTCGGCTCTGACATTTGCACTTGCCGCCCTTACCTAATATTCGGTATCGAGGAAGCCGTCAAACAAGCCCAGAACGGTGGTTCTGGTGTTGTGGTCTACTTCCGTAAAGAGGGTCGCGCTCTGGGCGAAGTTACCAAGTACTTGGTCTACAATGCTCGTAAGAGAGGTGGTGACACCGCTGACGAGTATTTCCACCGCACCGAGTGTATCGCGGGAGTTCGTGACATGCGCTTCCAGCAGTTGATGCCCGACGTCCTGAAGTGGCTAGGTATCTCCAAGATTGACCGTATGCTGTCCATGTCCAACATGAAGCACGATGCCATTGTCGAGCAAGGAATTCCAATCATCGAGCGTATCCCAATCCCAGACGAGTTGGTCCCACCAGATTCCCGTGTTGAGATTGACGCCAAAATCAACTCTGGCTACTTCACAACCGGTAAGATCATGAACCAGGACGAGCTGAAGACCGTTCAGGGCAGGGCCTGGAGCGACGTCCAGTAA